The Aureispira anguillae genome contains a region encoding:
- a CDS encoding leucine-rich repeat domain-containing protein: MRFILLIPFLLFSFQFTSAQVLDSDDLKKALERKYVFTSLRLALEQPNEVYKLKLRGLSDRLEDIDQQVAAIQDTINSLRISKRRVLNRNKKIAQYEEKIKAIEEDKVYYTLDSLKYLTNLVSLDLSYNDLTSLPDVFHELPNIRVLHLDNNNLTTLPISIGSLKYLKELYIEKNQLTTLPNEMGQLSALRIFMAQNNHINQLPDDIGNWEKLELLRVDSNRIHQLPNSFEALKELKLIMLSENKLTNIPDGICQFSQLQELYLDKNDLTALPLEIGLLSQLKVGQFASNKITEIPRSIGSNRALTSLNFSSNNLTYVPKEIIQLVNLEHLHLEHNVISSLPKNLGLLNQLEILHLDDNNLTSIPESIGLLAQLKLFNADDNQLPSIPNTMSQLHELRECYLQNNKLTYFPTCLAQLKKLEVLFIHENELTSIPDSCIAGLSHLQTLSANNNKIKTLPDTLGYLKRLKRLYLSHNKIATIPPSIGQLKNLIILSLDHNQLKEVPNELGELEYIAYLFLKDNQLATLPACFYKVPNERHPLFSLRQLELTRNPIGNKKSTRVKLRKLGPDYATIYISEADRILRTTAEAKRAAEDAKRAEANAKEAAAKAKDAAVAATEARARAKEAEAKAKEAAAEAKETEAKAIEAERLAKEAEKKAEEAAGTPAAKQAEAKAKEAEARAKEAEARAKEAAAKAIEAEANAKAKTAEALSKELAAKARAKEAERLAKEAKEKAEEAARLAKELKDKAKGKRPKKKTDKDVKVKVETDAKSKAEAEARAKARAEQKIKEAEARIRNAEARIRNAEERIQKAKVRVIHVDKEVNSYPSEPAIEQGKEEGSNKKKKENSQPNSTR; the protein is encoded by the coding sequence ATGAGATTCATTCTTTTAATTCCTTTTCTGTTATTTTCTTTCCAGTTTACCTCTGCACAAGTTTTAGATTCTGACGATCTCAAGAAAGCATTAGAAAGAAAATATGTCTTTACCTCCCTTCGATTGGCACTAGAGCAACCCAATGAAGTCTACAAATTAAAATTAAGAGGTCTAAGTGATCGATTGGAAGATATCGATCAACAAGTTGCCGCCATTCAAGATACCATTAATAGTTTACGCATTAGCAAGCGTAGAGTCTTGAATAGAAATAAAAAGATAGCTCAATATGAAGAGAAAATAAAGGCGATTGAAGAAGACAAGGTTTATTATACGCTAGATAGTTTAAAATACTTGACCAATTTAGTCTCACTAGACCTTTCTTATAATGATTTGACCAGTCTCCCTGATGTATTCCACGAATTGCCCAACATTCGAGTTTTACATCTAGATAACAACAACTTAACTACTCTTCCGATTAGTATTGGATCGCTCAAATACTTAAAAGAGCTCTATATTGAAAAAAATCAATTGACAACGTTGCCTAACGAAATGGGGCAACTAAGTGCCTTAAGGATTTTCATGGCACAAAACAACCACATCAACCAACTACCAGATGATATTGGCAATTGGGAAAAGCTAGAGCTTTTACGTGTAGACAGTAACCGAATTCACCAACTACCAAATAGTTTTGAGGCACTCAAAGAACTCAAACTAATCATGCTTAGTGAAAACAAGCTTACTAATATTCCCGATGGGATTTGCCAATTTAGTCAGCTACAAGAACTCTATTTGGATAAAAATGACCTTACTGCATTACCGCTCGAAATCGGCTTGCTATCTCAACTTAAGGTGGGTCAATTTGCCAGCAATAAAATCACAGAAATCCCTAGAAGCATCGGTTCAAACCGAGCATTAACCTCTCTAAACTTCTCTTCTAATAATTTAACTTATGTCCCTAAAGAGATCATCCAGTTGGTCAATTTAGAACATTTACATTTAGAACACAATGTCATTAGTTCTTTGCCTAAAAACTTAGGTTTGTTAAATCAATTAGAGATTCTGCACTTAGACGATAATAATTTGACGAGCATTCCTGAATCTATTGGCTTATTGGCTCAACTAAAGCTTTTTAATGCGGATGACAATCAACTTCCTTCCATTCCTAACACCATGAGTCAACTTCATGAGCTTAGAGAATGTTATTTGCAAAATAATAAATTAACCTATTTTCCAACTTGTCTAGCCCAACTCAAAAAGCTAGAGGTTCTATTCATTCATGAAAACGAACTCACTAGTATTCCTGATTCATGTATTGCAGGTTTATCGCATTTGCAAACTTTATCTGCCAACAATAATAAAATCAAAACCCTACCTGATACCTTAGGATATTTAAAGCGGTTAAAACGTCTATACCTTTCTCACAATAAAATTGCAACCATTCCTCCTAGTATTGGTCAACTAAAAAACTTAATCATACTAAGTTTGGATCATAATCAACTAAAAGAAGTCCCCAATGAACTAGGGGAATTAGAATATATTGCTTATTTATTTCTCAAAGATAATCAGCTCGCAACCTTACCTGCTTGTTTTTATAAAGTTCCTAATGAACGACACCCCTTGTTTTCTTTGCGTCAACTAGAATTAACTCGCAACCCTATTGGGAACAAAAAAAGCACTCGTGTAAAACTTAGAAAACTAGGACCTGACTATGCTACCATTTACATTTCTGAGGCAGATCGCATTCTTCGTACTACTGCGGAAGCAAAACGAGCGGCAGAGGATGCTAAAAGGGCTGAAGCTAACGCCAAAGAGGCGGCTGCCAAGGCTAAAGATGCGGCTGTAGCAGCAACGGAAGCTAGAGCTAGAGCCAAAGAAGCTGAAGCAAAAGCAAAAGAAGCGGCTGCGGAGGCTAAGGAAACTGAGGCCAAGGCCATTGAAGCCGAGCGCTTGGCTAAAGAGGCAGAAAAAAAGGCAGAAGAAGCCGCAGGTACTCCTGCTGCTAAACAAGCAGAGGCTAAAGCCAAAGAAGCAGAAGCTAGAGCTAAAGAGGCTGAGGCTAGAGCTAAGGAAGCTGCTGCTAAAGCTATTGAAGCAGAAGCAAATGCTAAAGCTAAAACCGCAGAGGCTTTATCAAAAGAATTAGCAGCAAAAGCTAGAGCTAAAGAGGCAGAACGCTTGGCTAAAGAAGCAAAGGAAAAAGCAGAAGAAGCGGCTCGCTTAGCTAAAGAATTAAAAGATAAGGCAAAGGGCAAACGTCCCAAAAAGAAAACAGATAAGGATGTGAAAGTTAAGGTCGAAACGGATGCAAAATCAAAAGCTGAAGCAGAGGCTAGAGCAAAAGCTAGAGCAGAACAAAAAATTAAAGAGGCTGAAGCTCGTATTCGAAATGCAGAGGCACGCATCCGAAATGCAGAGGAACGCATTCAAAAGGCAAAAGTACGTGTCATCCATGTGGATAAAGAAGTTAACAGCTATCCTTCCGAACCAGCTATAGAACAAGGTAAAGAGGAAGGTTCTAACAAAAAAAAGAAGGAGAATAGTCAGCCCAACTCTACTCGATAA
- a CDS encoding MFS transporter, with product MKNIGAIRLLLSANFISGIAQGISMISIPAYFARTNQSNWFNVAYATITCVSLFWSLYGGTLIDKYNRKHIFLALNLFNGVAIGAIAYLDGMGVGDTSCWAAAVFALTFWNYNLHYPCFYAFMQEITEQENYSKIASYIEIQSQLASALAGAAAALLIGGGIANFKIEPWSLSQIFALDAGTYFVSWAIIYSMRFVPIVTRKKTSGTVGERLKEGYIYLKERPYVFLFGTVTHAVFVVVLLYVFNLAPVYVDQHLGAASEIFAISEVFYAIGATIAGLVIHKIFKGMSFVKAIIIMMFISILELIGLITMSQIWLFFLVSLLLGITNAGIRVLRVSYLFQVLPNEIMGRANSIFFLTNVCARIVFLVLFSLAFFHHSGQVIYAFLILSGFLFICMGILMFFYSKVTLKKELDRR from the coding sequence ATGAAAAATATAGGAGCAATACGATTATTGTTATCTGCTAATTTTATATCGGGGATTGCACAAGGGATTAGTATGATTTCTATTCCTGCTTATTTTGCAAGAACGAATCAGTCCAACTGGTTTAATGTTGCCTATGCGACAATTACCTGTGTCAGCTTATTTTGGTCTCTTTATGGAGGTACCTTAATCGACAAATACAATCGAAAGCATATTTTTCTAGCACTAAATCTTTTTAATGGGGTAGCAATTGGAGCAATTGCCTATTTAGATGGAATGGGGGTAGGAGACACTAGCTGTTGGGCAGCGGCTGTATTTGCACTTACTTTTTGGAATTATAACTTGCATTATCCTTGTTTTTACGCCTTTATGCAAGAAATTACAGAGCAAGAAAATTACAGTAAGATTGCTTCTTATATAGAAATTCAGAGCCAATTGGCTTCTGCTTTAGCGGGTGCTGCTGCTGCATTATTGATTGGAGGAGGAATCGCAAACTTTAAGATAGAACCTTGGTCTTTATCCCAAATTTTTGCTTTGGATGCAGGCACTTATTTTGTATCATGGGCAATTATTTATTCGATGCGTTTTGTGCCAATTGTAACTCGAAAAAAGACATCAGGAACGGTAGGAGAGCGCTTAAAAGAGGGATATATTTATCTAAAAGAGCGTCCTTATGTATTTTTGTTTGGAACCGTTACGCACGCTGTTTTTGTTGTCGTATTATTGTATGTCTTTAATTTGGCACCTGTTTATGTGGACCAACATTTAGGCGCAGCTTCAGAAATATTTGCTATTTCCGAAGTTTTTTATGCAATCGGAGCAACGATTGCGGGATTGGTTATCCATAAAATATTCAAAGGGATGTCTTTTGTTAAGGCAATTATAATTATGATGTTCATTTCTATATTAGAGTTGATCGGCTTGATAACAATGAGTCAAATTTGGTTGTTTTTCCTAGTTTCGTTATTGTTGGGGATTACCAATGCAGGGATTCGTGTACTTAGGGTATCCTATCTCTTTCAGGTGTTGCCCAATGAAATAATGGGGCGAGCAAATAGTATCTTTTTCTTAACCAATGTATGCGCTAGAATTGTCTTCTTAGTCTTATTTAGCCTAGCCTTTTTTCATCATTCAGGACAGGTTATTTACGCCTTTTTAATATTAAGTGGCTTTCTTTTTATTTGTATGGGAATTTTGATGTTTTTTTATTCAAAAGTTACCTTAAAAAAAGAACTTGATAGGAGATAA